GCCAGGATAAAGAGGCGCAAGGCAGAGAAACTGGAAATTTTAGAGGAACCTGAGGGGTCAACTTCACATGAATATTCAGAACAAATTTTAGATTCAGAACAAATTGTAGGTAAGAAGTCCTCCAGACTAAATGTGTATCCATTTCAGTTTCTTTTATTCCTGTGACAATGGTCTCTAGAGGGTAGGAAATTCTTGATCTCAGCCTACTTAAGATACATCACACAATCATTAGTTGATTTTTAGTTAaagaattttgtgaatgagctTCTGCCTTGAATGCTAAGCTTTGGTTGGTTCTGGAGGAAGAAATGTCCTTTACCTAGCTTTGTCTCAGGTGTAGGCTGTGCTtagttcatttttaatttacatacaGGTGTCACTACTTTTGGCCTGTGACATAGGTGTATTAGCTTAACAATGTGGATAATGTGTGTGGACGGTATCAAGCACAGCTCTTTCTTATTGTTAACTTTAATCATGCACAATCTTATGTAATGGAAAGATGCATTTACCTGGTTAGATATATGAAAACATTAGGAAACTCTATATAGGAAAGTAGAAGCCCACCAAAGATGGACTCTGCATGCAGCTCTTGCAAGAACAACCTTCATCACATCAATCTCCCTTATTCATATAGATGTTTGGGTACTTTTTATGCCAAGGTCTAAAAAACTTGTTCAGATTGACATCCTAAACGGGTTGATACTAGTAAATTGCTTCTAATTTAGAATGAGATGAGTCTGATGCTGTTCTTAGCTTAGGTATCTTAAGGACGTAAAGAGTTAGAGATTTCGTGATGTAATGTATTAGCTAGGACCTCTTGTATGCTAGCTTACTATTGACTCAATGGTTTGACACTTTCATTCACTTATAAGAAAAGTGGCTTGGCAATTTCATGTATGGGCCTGAAGAGTTAAGTTTAATAGGTTGCCTGAATTCAAATTATAATGATTGTGGAGATATGCTCACGTGCTCTTGTGTGGATGAGCCCATCCACAATTAAGGTGCCCACATACATATAGATGAATAGAACATTGTTTGCTGAACTTGCAGCCTAATGACCTGTCAACATTATATTTCTGTTAACTTTAGAATGCATTAATTGTAACCACGGGGAAGAACAGTGGAAGATTCTTCATCGTGGTGTAACTAGGAAGCTTGTTTTACCTTGTAAGTATAATTTTTTGCTCTAGGAATGGCCATATGCTAAGTTCTGCAATCCTTCTTATTCATATGTAAAGGTTCTTAACTGTACTCAGACAACCCAATTGGTGATTAAATAAGGTAGAGAATGAATGTCATGAGCTTGAGTGGTTTATTTTGGCTTAACCTTTAGCATGATGgcttattcttttattttgacatGTGATGGAATCTTTGACATGCTTAGTGGCACAATTGTGAAGTGGCAGTGGGGGAAGTTTTGATTTTAGTTATCCAGTTTTTAACTGCTGATTCAAAACCCACAAGTCTGTGTTCAGCTCTAGTTTAAAATGACAGAATGATCTTAATTATGAGTTAGCAGTTGGGTTTTAGTCACTGATCCTCTTTCGCtgctttacttttattttcctctagGATGACCAGATAATATCGGGCATTTGCTAATGTGCAGAAACAACCATCAAGCAGGATTCCTGTTCACATCCTGGTTCTTTCGGGGGAATGTGCATGCGTTGTGGCAAATCCCTTGAAGAGAAATCAGGTGTAACATTTGGCTATATACATAAGGTAAGACATCATATCCTAAAGTCGAAAGCTTCCGCCTTTTCGACATATCTTATATAGTTTATAAGTTTTGAGAGAGGTCAGAACGGGGTGAAGAAGGGAGGGTTCCTGAACTGTTTGGTAACTAGTGATTTTGAGCAGTGTTTTGCTTGTAatagttctttctttccttttaggAAATGAATGAACAATGATAAGCTGTGGCTTAATTTCAATCGGTTCTCATTCTAAATGGAAAGGAAGCTCTTTAATCCCTTACACGTGTCTCATTTGCTTTGTAAATTTAGTTAAACATGAAATTTATGTTTTACTGATTGCCATGTCCTATTCTGGATGGGCCCTCTTAGGACTAGCATTCggcaatttctttattttccatattAGCTAATGTGGATGCCGTCTAGTGGTGATTCTTTTCCATTAGAGGATCAAAGGAGCAGACTTATGTCAGACTAGCATAAGTCCAGCACCTCGGAAGCTATTTTATATGCTAGAAGTTTCTGTTTTGCCATTGGTGGACGGTAGAGTCCAAGATGGAAAAGTATATATCAATTAGATTTGTAAAATAATCTTGAATCGTGGATCAAGATGTTCATTTCTCTGAAATGGCTCAGGAGATGACCATTACATTCTCTTTTCTGCAGAAGGAAATGTTAGATTTTGGTTTGTCATTTATGTTTAGcttttaccatttttattttagatgGATATAATGTATTAGTACTTGTATATGCAGGGTTTATGGCTTGCTAATGATGAGATTGCTCGATTGCGGAAGACAGATATGAAAAATTTGCTACGTTACAAAAAGCTTTACTTGATCCTTGACTTAGATCACACACTCCTTAATTCAACTTCGCTTGCCCATATTAGTTCAGATGAGGAACACCTGAGAGGCAAAGTAGATTCTCGGGAAGGTATACCCTTTCGTGCCAGTTTGGATTCTGTTTGGACTGTGAATTTTCGTTTTATGTGATGCCACAAGCCATATCACAAGTTTCCTTGtgtcttattttcttgtttatattcTGGGCACATTTCTAAGTCCTGGTTCCTGTCTTGATTGTTGGATTTACTCTTACATTTAATGGGCAGACGTCTCTAAAGGCAGCCTCTTCATCTTGGAGCATATGCATACAATGACCAAGTTGAGACCCTTTGTGCGGACCTTCTTAAAGGAAGCTAGTGAAATGTTCGAGATGTATATATACACAATGGGCGATCGATCCTACGCCCTGGAAATGGCTAAGCTACTTGACCCCAAAAGAGAGTACTTCCATGAAAGAGTTATCTCCCGAGATGATGGTACCCAAAGACACCAAAAAGGACTTGATGTGGTGCTGGGCCAAGAAAGTTATGTACTGATATTAGATGATACAGAGCAGGTAAATGGATTTCAAAATAACTCCCAAACAGATTCTTACATGGTTTGCtattaaagtttttttttcaataattataaATGAAGTCAATCATGAGGTTTTCACACTATTAgtgtttggttttgttttgcttgtctattatccttttctttctgtCAGGAATTTAATATTAGTCTGTGTTTTCATTTTTGGGATCGGGTTGCATGAGAATTATTGTTCAGTTTTGTTgtgcttcctttcttttttttttttttttttggggggttgggTTTGAATCATTCTGCATACATGTGGTTGGCTGTATGAATGATTCCACCGATCTACTACTTTTCTATAAATTTAGCAATGCTTATGCTTTCAGGTGTTTTTGTTCTATCAAGAAATCAAAGAATATACCTACAACATGTCACAATCCCATGTTTCATTCTCTATTGGCTGTCTctgatttgattgaaattttaaatcCTGAATTAAACGTGGGGTTCTCAGTTAGTTTTTGGCTTCAATAAATGACATTGTCATTGGCTTTTTATGCCCCAAACACCATGTGGATTTTGAAGTAAAAAGCCAAATTTTGGAAGCAGGAAATTTAGCTAGGTAGAGGAGTATTTGTTCCTTCTGATGGAATCTCTCTATAGTTATTTTGAGTTACCCTTTTAAATATATGAGTTCTCCTGTTATTTTAGGCATGGACAAAGCACAAGGACAATTTGTTACTGATGGAAAGATATCATTACTTTGCTTCAAGCTGTCAACAATTTGGATTCTCTTGTAAATCACTTTCTGAGATGGAGACAGATGAAAACGAGGGTGATGGAGCCCTTGCCACTGTTATTGGAGTCCTCAAACGGGTCCATACCATATTTTTTCATGTATGCTCCCTTCTCTAACTGTATAAGAACTTTGTAACCTTAGTGTGGTTATGGTTTTTATTGTTGCAAGACAACAAATTCCCTGTCCTAGGAGGACTGTATGGCCTGTGCACTTGCGCTGGTGCTGTGTTCTTTGTATATAACTGAGGTAATTACCAAGTCAATACTGTTACTTATGTGTGAAATTTTGCACTGCAGGAACTCGAGGACGAGCTTGCTGGCAGAGACGTTAGACAGGTATTTTTCCTGCTGATGGTTCACTGAccatttatgactgaatttgtattactagtttccaatactcccagtGAAGTAAAGAAACTCTTCTGTTGAAATGAATATGCTGCTTTGGCTAGGAATTTGGGAATTTTAACTTAAAAGTTGGGAGATTTTCGGAGTGATGCCTTAGGTTCTCTCGGACAAGGTTTTTGGAGCTGTGATTATGATCAGAATAAATAGGCAGTTGAAAAAAATGCATATGAACAAGGGAAAGATTGTGGAGCTTTACTGTACTGTACTTCTCCTGCACTACCCCATTTGAGAACATCCTGAAGTGATGGTCTAGCCGGCAGCTAGATTAAGGAACCGGTCATTTCACTTCAGACGTGTGATCTTGTGCATTTGGTTGGAGCAGGTTTTGAAGACGCTTCGCAAGGAAGTCCTTGAAGGCTGTAAGATCATCTTCAGCCGTGTGTTTCCAACCCACTTTCCTGCCAGGCAACACCAGCTTTGGAAGATGGCGGAGCAGTTGGGAGCCACATGCACGGTGGACCTCGATGATTCAGTGACCCATGTGGTTGCGACGGATGCTGGGACGGAGAAGTCGCGTTGGGCTGTCAAGGAAAAGAAGTCGCTGGTCCATCCGCGGTGGATTGAAGCTTCCTTCTATTTCTGGAAGAGGCAACCAGAAGAGAGCTTCTCCGTCGACCAAAAAGCCAGTAGTTAGTATTCATCGATTCAAGGATATGGGTAGAAAGACACCTTTAGTCAGATTTATCTAGTGACTTGATAAATTCCATTAGCTGGTTCTATTCCTGATGCATGTAGAGTCTACTAGTTTTGCTTGCTGGCCTCCCTGTGGTCGCAGAATAGCTTTTAGGAAAACTTTTGGCTCGGGATTTTTGGACATTCCCTTTCTCTGGAATGGCTATGGAGAACTTAGGTGCAGAAATTTGGCCCTGCCTTTCGTGAAATTCCCAAATTGCCCCTTCAGTCGTTTCTTTCAtttcaacttctctctctcaaaaaatgTCTCATATCTTTGCTGCCCATGTAGCACAAATAATAAACTTTTTTCAGGTGCATTTCTTCCTTAGTTAGGGCTGGCCAGTGGGCCGTGCTCGAGCAGACATGGTGGCCTATCACTCCTTCAGGCTGTGGCGGCCCACATGCCATCTTGGGCACGGCGTGATTAGCCAAAATAAAATGATGTGAAAGGTCGAGTGATCCTTCACAATCAGTCCGTATTGTGGGCATAGCTCTTTTTCACGGATCCGTCGAATTCGCGCAGTAACACGTCGAGAGGAATCTCTCTTTCCCCGTCGAAGGTCGATGGCTTCAAATATTCCTCGTGGAGACGTAGAGAGGGACGAGAGGCTTTTACGAACATGATTTTTGGTTTGATTAAACCAGTTTCTTAAGCTGTATATTCTCTACCTTGAGTTTTTGGGTTAGCCTGAACCCTAATTTTTGACGAGGATGCGGTAGATTTGAAGACCAACCGGGTTATGGGTTTTGCTGGAGGTGCGTGGTGGAAGCAGAGCTTACTAGCAAACTAAGACTTAGAGCAAATCAAGACCAGTCACATTATTTAGAACGCAAATGATAACTATTCAGATTAGAAATTGAATTCTGAaagggaaataattttttttttatttctattcttaaataagtttataagtaaaaatatgtatttgataacaatataaaatttcttttaccaAACGGCAAATGGCGGCCGATAGTGAGTGGTGGCGAACGGCGGGCAGTGATCAATGAATGGCAATTAGGGGCATGGTGGACTGTGACTAGTTAGTAGTGAGGACAAACGATAAGAAGagtttttgtttctcatttctaatttagaaatagagaagtaattttatttttattttttatgtctaTTCCAAACCTAATTCCGAAGTAaaaatctattctaaaaaaaaaaaaaaatagttttagtacattgatttttgtttcagaaacaaatatggaataaaaaaatagttctgaaataaaaataaaatggttattatGCGTGTTTTTAATAACTCCAATAGCTAACTACTAGGGTCCATATTTGTTCTCTCCTTGTTTCTAGAACCATAGGGGTGAGATATAGGAGGGATTCCTTCCCATCCCTACCCTAATAGGTCTTACACAGACTGCAAAAGGGATTTGGGATTTCATTCACAAATTGCTAGGGAGGGTAGTCGACTAAAAGCTGTGATCTCCACTGGGGTCACCTACGAGTAGTCAATCGACGGTGGTCGTTTGTTGTGCCTCCATGTCCGTTGATTATGGTACCAATCACCTTCCTTTTTTCCAAGTTGATCTTGCTTCTGGTTCCAAAAAGGCTTTTTATAAGACATTTCTTGTTATGTTGTCTATATGATATCGTCAAACACCGAAGACATTTCTTGTTATGTTGTCTATATGATATTGTCAAACACCGAATAAGATAATAAGGTTTGCAATGATCAAGTTGGGGATTTACTTAATGGGTAAATAGAGATCTGACTTGATAAGTCATTTACCGAAGTAAACTTACTTTGCTAATactttattatataatttaatcgTGAAGCCAAAAcacaaaattaattataatctATCATTTCTAAGCAACAACCCCTGTATCGAGCCTAACTTCTTTTAGGATTGTTAGGATCTTAGATTTTTTATTGTCGGGCCCTTAAATGTCTACAATATTATGTTTCTCATTCTAACTTGTCTAATTGGAGATCTAAAATGCAAAGTCTTTAGGAAACGTTTAAAGAATTGAATGATGTATGGATAACCATAATGGCAAAATATTTTGCCtgattttatgaataaatatatgatcaatgaaaaatatataaacgCGATAGCCAACGTTTAGCAAATATTAGCTTGACAACTTGATATTGTTGTTAAGCTTAATAAAGGCcaaattacaatatataattttaaactCGATGATGCACtaagataaaaatatatatataaaatatgttttttaaaGTACATTTCTGTCAATTACATCATTGCATAAGCAATTGTGAAATTAGcctaaaaaatttattacttaTAAACTGACATTGGCTTTAGTAATATGACAAAATATGTTAGCAATATATTAACATGCATTGCGTTATCACGTTCTAATTAATGAAACCAAATGTATTTAGATTAACATATATTTTAAAGAATGTGGAAATTTTATGGATCCAAAAGAACTTTTTCCAATGACGTTCTTTACATCCCCCTTCTTTTTCCTGGCGATTGTAGGGATGGGACTAAAGAGACTGTTTGTTTGCAATTAATCATGTTCTTAAATGAtcttttaaaagataaacattttcactttttcatcCGTGGAACGCCTGGATATCTCTCAACTTTTACATGAAAAAAGACAACcgtctttttaattttctaaagaGCTTTCACATGGTACCGACTGGGGTTCGGTTCTTTGTCTTGATGTGAATTTTCGTTCGGGGTGCCATAAAATAGAGTAATTGCCGAGGGGGACCTATGCGTTGAAAACAATCACGCGTCGCCGAAATAACAGAATTTAGAATGGTCCGAAAGCGTCCAAATCATTCTTCACGCGACGTGGCAACTATTTCCTAGAAAATGTTCTGCAAAGTACTCCCTACTCCCTAGTCCCTAGAGAGTTGAGAACTAATAAATATAAAGAACTCGATGATTAGGATAAACAAAAGACCAAACCCCATAGCTTTGAACGTCGTTGAGGCTCcgcatcataaaatttttattttttgatttctctgtttctttgtttcccggaacagatttgaaacagaaatccgtttggtaacgcaatttgatttctcattttgaaacagatttctattctagaaatagatttgaagaaaaaatcaaaagctaaaatttttagtttctcaatttctgaaatagaaattgaaaaatcaatttttagctagaaatcaatttctattttagaattttttcatGCGCACCCCGAGCTACTGGTGAGTAGAAGTTATTGTCAGTCACTCATCTAGAAGGTTTCATTATCGAGACGTTTGCTATCTAAGAGCCCGAGTTGAGTGGCCGGAGCGGTGATAGCTTATCTTTCTATAACCACACATTACATAATGGCAAAAAAGCAGTCGCTCgagaaaagagaatagaaaagtgCACGACACCGTACCTAATCCCACTTTTCACATGGAAAATCCGTCCCTTGAATGCAACCATTTCATGGAGGGATTTGCATTCGCCAATCACTGGGGATGCGTCACGTCATAATGAgagaaaatatcataaaaaaatcataaattttatttaatataataaatttatctcaaatttttttttttttttttatgactcaaGGAACCCGCATACCGTACAAACATGGACAACCCGACAAACCCGGGGTAATGGGAGGTAAACCCTGAGGCaacgctagcggaggacccaccaccccgacgtcacacTTTAGATCCCGTGCGGCCAGCGAGATTTGAACTCCACTCCTCTCCCAAAGGATCATGAGAGCACTTATCCAACTGGGCCACCACAGGCGGTGGTTATCTCAAaattttttgtaacataaaaaactctaaactttaCCAATTGTGATACATTGTAAATTTTTttcgtgacacaaaaaaatctaaacttatAGATGCGTGATACATTTATACCAAATTATAGGGCATTTCtatcttttagttttctttttcttttttccttttttcttctcctctcttccctttgccGGCCAAGACGAAGAGAAGCTAAACTCAGGCGACGCCCGCGAGGGACACCCTCACCTAGGTCGGGCTAGGATAGCCCTCGCCAGATTCaatgagggcaacccttgctcAACGCAGGCGAGGCAACCCTTGCTTGGGCCGAATTTGGCTAGGAATGCCCTCGTCGGCGTTGGTTGAGGGTTTGCTTGACCCAAGGGAGAGCCATCCTCACCTGATGCTAGCGAGGGCCGCCTCACCCGGCTTTCCTCTGCTCGgcgaagggaagaaagaagaagaaaaaaaaaaaaaaaaaaagaaaagaaaaagggaaaaaaattaaaattaaaagacgAAGATTCCCTTTAGCCATAAAGTTAGGGTAAATGCATCACAGTTGAtaaagtttgtggttttttatgttacaaaaaaagttcgaggtaaatttatcatattggGTAAATTTTAGGGTGGTTTGTTGCTTTTTTCTTGACAAGTCCCAGGCCTAACATCTGGTGATGCTTAACGCATCATTAGTCATGCTCTTTGATGTAACCAAGACAAGGAAGTTTGCAGGATGAGTGCAAGAATGCCATATGTCTAAGGGACTGAAGATTTCGATCATACATAGATGAAAAAACTTCATGCATAATAAGAGTTTAAGGTGAAAACCGTGAATTATATTGTACCTTCAACTATTAATGAAATTTGATTGAGAACCTAAATAATTTAGCATTGAACGGTTGATAAATGGGTATTACTAGCCAATTGCCCTCTCAATATcgattatatatttttcttaatcatGAGAGGATTGGGCTTAGAGGACCTTTTTATATCCATTATGTCATACGACTTCTTCTATCAAGAAGTTGTACCTTTGGGTGGTCACCACATAACTTAAGTGTGgacaataaatattaatgaacttaatgtgagaaaaataaatagtaTGTGCAATCTAGGAAGCATAGCCTTTGTATCATGTCAGACACTCTGATACACGATcaatgggaaaaattatcaaaatagtcctaaatctattacaatttttccaattcaattgtaaatccttttttttttgccaattcagtcctaaattttttataattatgttaattcagttCATTTAGTCATTTTTTGCCAGTTGACAcaaacgtggataatttttaaatagtactctctctctctctctctctctctctctctccgaatCTAGCAAGGTTAGGTTAGGCATCTCCATGGCCAACGAGGGCAAGGTTTGCCCAGCCATAGGCAACCATTGCTAGAGGCCATACAAGGTAGCAGCCTCACCAGATTCAGCAACAGCGAGCCTTGCCTGGCCACCGGCAGCCCTTACAAGAGATCGTGCGAGGTCGCGACCTTCTACCTAGCGACCTTCAGTGAGGCTTAGCCCCCAACACCCTAGCAGGTAGCCTGGGCGAGGTCACTTGGCCACAACTAAGCTTCCCCCAAGCTGGCGAGGGACCTCCTAGCCTTGCGTGCCCatcggctagaggaaggagaaaaaagtgaagaaaaatataataaaaattagacaaaatatatattattaaaaattatctatgtcaatGTCCACCAGCCAGCCGACATCCATGTTAgcaccgataaaaaaaaatg
This genomic stretch from Eucalyptus grandis isolate ANBG69807.140 chromosome 3, ASM1654582v1, whole genome shotgun sequence harbors:
- the LOC104437552 gene encoding RNA polymerase II C-terminal domain phosphatase-like 4 isoform X3 → MCMRCGKSLEEKSGVTFGYIHKGLWLANDEIARLRKTDMKNLLRYKKLYLILDLDHTLLNSTSLAHISSDEEHLRGKVDSREDVSKGSLFILEHMHTMTKLRPFVRTFLKEASEMFEMYIYTMGDRSYALEMAKLLDPKREYFHERVISRDDGTQRHQKGLDVVLGQESYVLILDDTEQAWTKHKDNLLLMERYHYFASSCQQFGFSCKSLSEMETDENEGDGALATVIGVLKRVHTIFFHELEDELAGRDVRQVLKTLRKEVLEGCKIIFSRVFPTHFPARQHQLWKMAEQLGATCTVDLDDSVTHVVATDAGTEKSRWAVKEKKSLVHPRWIEASFYFWKRQPEESFSVDQKASS
- the LOC104437552 gene encoding RNA polymerase II C-terminal domain phosphatase-like 4 isoform X1, producing the protein MMSLVTDSPVHSSSSDDFASYLDAQLGSGSTGTSGSSADDETDNESDHESERIKRRKAEKLEILEEPEGSTSHEYSEQILDSEQIVETTIKQDSCSHPGSFGGMCMRCGKSLEEKSGVTFGYIHKGLWLANDEIARLRKTDMKNLLRYKKLYLILDLDHTLLNSTSLAHISSDEEHLRGKVDSREDVSKGSLFILEHMHTMTKLRPFVRTFLKEASEMFEMYIYTMGDRSYALEMAKLLDPKREYFHERVISRDDGTQRHQKGLDVVLGQESYVLILDDTEQAWTKHKDNLLLMERYHYFASSCQQFGFSCKSLSEMETDENEGDGALATVIGVLKRVHTIFFHELEDELAGRDVRQVLKTLRKEVLEGCKIIFSRVFPTHFPARQHQLWKMAEQLGATCTVDLDDSVTHVVATDAGTEKSRWAVKEKKSLVHPRWIEASFYFWKRQPEESFSVDQKASS
- the LOC104437552 gene encoding RNA polymerase II C-terminal domain phosphatase-like 4 isoform X2: MSLVTDSPVHSSSSDDFASYLDAQLGSGSTGTSGSSADDETDNESDHESERIKRRKAEKLEILEEPEGSTSHEYSEQILDSEQIVETTIKQDSCSHPGSFGGMCMRCGKSLEEKSGVTFGYIHKGLWLANDEIARLRKTDMKNLLRYKKLYLILDLDHTLLNSTSLAHISSDEEHLRGKVDSREDVSKGSLFILEHMHTMTKLRPFVRTFLKEASEMFEMYIYTMGDRSYALEMAKLLDPKREYFHERVISRDDGTQRHQKGLDVVLGQESYVLILDDTEQAWTKHKDNLLLMERYHYFASSCQQFGFSCKSLSEMETDENEGDGALATVIGVLKRVHTIFFHELEDELAGRDVRQVLKTLRKEVLEGCKIIFSRVFPTHFPARQHQLWKMAEQLGATCTVDLDDSVTHVVATDAGTEKSRWAVKEKKSLVHPRWIEASFYFWKRQPEESFSVDQKASS